The Acidobacteriota bacterium genome includes a window with the following:
- a CDS encoding AAA family ATPase, with product MFSSSLELVLTVAYREATARRHTHLTLEHLLYALAHDPDGERILAACGADLPHLRRELDTFLKKNVEQFPRGQQREPEQTLAFRRVLQTAVLHVQSAGRPEVQSGDVLAAIMQQPASQAARLLEDQGITRLDILNYISHGVSKVPLEPASPDEDAEGVTGGTGQEGPTTARDPLAAYAINLTERARAGELDPLIGRTIELQRTMEILCRRRKNNPVFVGDAGVGKTALAEGLAARLLQDDVPAVLAGAEIFSLDTAALLAGTRFRGDFEERFKAVIHALRRRPKPILFIDEIHATVGAGATTGGTMDLATMIKPVLTTGELRLVGSTTFEEFKHIEKDRALARRLQKVQVDEPSTDETVKILQGLRARYEQHHGVTFPDEVLEAAAKLAARHLRDYKLPDSAIDLVDETGAMLRLRGTAPAPAQAEGQAEAPPPAPAAVTVGDIESIVARMARIPAKQASSSDKQRLRDLDASLRRVVFGQEDAVALVAAAIKRSRAGLGQPDRPAGCFLFTGPTGVGKTELAKQLALHLGNEFIRFDMSEYMEKHAVARLIGAPPGYVGFEQGGLLVDAVRTHPYSVVLLDEIEKAHPDLFNILLQVMDHATLTDNTGRKADFRQSVLIMTSNAGSRELSAGSIGFGLGGTNAEQVADARRRDAEGRAKTAVERLFSPEFRNRLDAIVPFRPLTPPVMETIVEKFILQLEAQLAERRVAIELSPDARAWLGRKGYDPVYGARPLARVIQAQVRDRLTDEILFGQLESGGTVRIGLEDDLLTFRYD from the coding sequence ATGTTTAGTTCCTCTCTCGAGCTCGTGCTCACGGTGGCGTACCGGGAGGCGACCGCGCGCCGGCACACGCACTTGACGCTGGAGCATCTCCTCTACGCGCTCGCGCACGATCCGGACGGCGAGCGCATCCTGGCGGCCTGCGGCGCCGACCTGCCGCACCTGCGCCGTGAGCTCGACACGTTTCTCAAGAAGAACGTCGAGCAGTTCCCCCGCGGACAGCAGCGCGAGCCCGAGCAGACGCTGGCGTTCCGCCGCGTCCTGCAGACCGCGGTCCTGCACGTGCAGAGCGCGGGGCGGCCGGAAGTGCAGTCGGGCGACGTGCTCGCCGCCATCATGCAGCAGCCCGCCTCGCAGGCGGCCCGGCTGCTCGAGGACCAGGGCATCACGCGGCTGGACATCCTCAACTACATCTCTCACGGCGTGAGCAAGGTGCCGCTCGAGCCCGCATCACCGGATGAAGACGCGGAGGGGGTCACCGGCGGAACGGGGCAGGAAGGGCCGACGACCGCTCGCGATCCGCTGGCCGCCTACGCCATCAACCTGACGGAACGCGCGCGCGCGGGCGAGCTGGACCCGCTCATCGGCCGGACGATCGAGCTGCAGCGGACCATGGAAATCCTCTGCCGCCGCCGGAAGAACAACCCGGTGTTTGTCGGCGACGCGGGTGTCGGGAAGACGGCCCTCGCCGAGGGGCTTGCCGCGCGGCTGCTGCAGGACGATGTCCCCGCGGTGCTCGCGGGTGCGGAAATATTCTCGCTGGATACCGCCGCGCTGCTCGCCGGGACCCGCTTCCGCGGCGACTTCGAGGAGCGCTTCAAGGCGGTGATCCACGCGCTCCGGCGCCGTCCGAAACCGATCCTGTTCATCGACGAGATCCACGCCACCGTGGGGGCGGGCGCCACGACCGGCGGCACGATGGATCTCGCCACGATGATCAAGCCCGTGCTCACCACGGGCGAGCTGCGGCTCGTGGGCTCGACCACGTTCGAAGAGTTCAAGCACATTGAAAAGGATCGGGCGCTCGCCCGCCGACTCCAGAAGGTGCAGGTGGACGAGCCGTCAACCGACGAGACCGTCAAGATCCTGCAGGGACTGCGGGCGCGCTACGAGCAGCATCACGGCGTGACGTTTCCCGACGAGGTGCTCGAGGCGGCCGCGAAGCTTGCCGCGCGCCACCTGCGCGATTACAAGCTGCCGGACAGCGCGATCGATCTCGTCGACGAGACCGGCGCGATGCTGCGGCTCCGCGGAACGGCCCCGGCCCCAGCCCAGGCTGAGGGCCAGGCCGAGGCACCGCCCCCCGCGCCAGCGGCCGTCACGGTGGGCGACATTGAAAGCATCGTGGCCCGCATGGCGCGCATTCCGGCCAAGCAGGCCTCCTCGTCCGACAAACAGCGCCTGCGCGATCTCGATGCATCGCTGCGCCGCGTCGTGTTCGGCCAGGAGGACGCCGTCGCGCTTGTCGCCGCTGCCATCAAGCGATCGCGCGCCGGTCTCGGCCAGCCGGACCGTCCGGCCGGCTGCTTTCTCTTCACCGGGCCGACCGGCGTCGGCAAGACCGAGCTGGCGAAACAGCTGGCGCTCCACCTCGGCAACGAGTTCATCCGCTTCGACATGAGCGAGTACATGGAGAAGCACGCCGTCGCGAGGTTGATCGGCGCGCCGCCCGGCTACGTGGGGTTCGAACAGGGAGGACTGCTGGTGGACGCGGTGCGCACGCATCCGTACAGCGTCGTGCTGCTCGATGAGATCGAGAAGGCGCACCCGGACCTGTTCAACATCCTGCTGCAGGTGATGGACCACGCCACGCTGACGGACAACACCGGGCGCAAGGCGGACTTCCGCCAGTCGGTGCTCATCATGACGTCCAACGCCGGCTCTCGCGAGTTGAGCGCCGGGTCAATCGGCTTCGGCCTGGGCGGCACCAACGCGGAGCAGGTGGCGGACGCGCGTCGGCGCGACGCCGAGGGTCGCGCGAAGACGGCCGTCGAGCGGCTGTTCAGCCCGGAGTTCCGCAATCGCCTGGACGCGATCGTGCCGTTCCGCCCGCTGACGCCGCCCGTGATGGAGACGATCGTCGAGAAGTTCATCCTGCAGCTCGAAGCGCAGCTCGCCGAGCGGCGCGTGGCCATCGAACTGTCGCCAGACGCCCGCGCCTGGCTGGGCCGGAAGGGGTACGACCCGGTCTACGGCGCCAGGCCGCTCGCGCGCGTGATCCAGGCGCAGGTGCGCGACAGGCTCACGGACGAAATCCTGTTCGGGCAGCTCGAGAGCGGCGGCACCGTCCGGATCGGACTCGAGGACGATCTGCTGACCTTTCGCTATGACTGA
- a CDS encoding nucleotide exchange factor GrpE — protein sequence MTDIKVIDRRWWAREEGTAAAGSQEPSLKPSYVEELEKRLAEKDKEIQEYLSRYREASTGFDESRARLRKETSKEIERGRRAMLVELLDVLDNLDRAIDAAAEAVDLGETSQNFQALLQGILMVQQQFLAKLEGFGIRRIDLEGQRFDPARHEAVTTVPVPTPEHDGRIVGIVAHGYAVDEEVLRPAMVAVGKYGA from the coding sequence ATGACTGACATCAAAGTGATCGATCGCCGCTGGTGGGCGCGCGAGGAAGGCACCGCCGCCGCCGGGTCGCAGGAGCCGTCGCTGAAGCCCAGTTACGTCGAGGAGCTGGAAAAGCGGCTGGCGGAGAAGGACAAGGAGATCCAGGAGTACCTGTCGAGATATCGCGAGGCCTCGACCGGATTCGACGAGTCGCGCGCGCGACTGCGCAAGGAAACCTCGAAGGAGATCGAGCGCGGCCGGCGGGCCATGCTCGTCGAGCTGCTGGACGTGCTGGATAACCTCGATCGCGCGATCGACGCCGCCGCCGAGGCGGTCGATCTGGGCGAAACCTCGCAGAACTTCCAGGCGCTGCTGCAGGGCATCCTGATGGTGCAGCAGCAGTTCCTGGCGAAGCTCGAAGGGTTCGGCATCCGCCGCATCGATCTCGAGGGGCAGAGGTTCGATCCCGCGCGGCACGAAGCCGTCACCACCGTGCCGGTCCCCACCCCCGAACACGACGGCCGCATCGTCGGCATCGTCGCGCACGGGTATGCCGTCGACGAGGAAGTGCTGCGCCCCGCGATGGTGGCGGTCGGCAAGTACGGCGCGTAA
- a CDS encoding DUF1634 domain-containing protein: MADTEPLLRLENLLGRVLVIGLIVSASVLAAGLILELLGRNAHAWLQSGLIVLMATPILRVGVSLVEYVRMRDWFFALTTAAVLAVLLTSVGLALAR, translated from the coding sequence ATGGCTGACACCGAACCGCTCCTCCGCCTCGAGAATCTCCTCGGCCGCGTGCTGGTCATCGGGCTGATTGTGAGCGCGTCGGTGCTCGCCGCCGGCCTGATTCTCGAACTCCTGGGCCGGAACGCGCATGCCTGGCTTCAATCGGGGCTGATCGTCCTGATGGCCACGCCGATTCTCCGCGTCGGCGTGTCCCTCGTCGAATACGTCCGCATGCGTGACTGGTTTTTTGCGCTGACGACCGCGGCGGTCCTGGCCGTGCTGCTGACCAGCGTCGGCCTCGCGCTGGCGCGGTAG
- a CDS encoding sulfite exporter TauE/SafE family protein: MISPLVALLLVMAAGALAGCFGALLGIGGGVFLVPFLNLGLGYSFKEAVATSLVTVIATSSAVSARTAGKQLINLKLGMLLEVATAAGGLAGGLVVVMMSDRTLQVIFAVVTALIAVVMLRRLDARNVILDSGADPGRLGGQYYDAESGQMVTYRVKRLPVALAVSFAAGNVSSFLGLGGGILKVPALNAWCGVPMRPAAATSALMIGVTAVAAVPVYYSHGYIIESVAAATVLGVLAGSRAGFAISARARAKWLKALMVAVLAGVSLSYLLK; this comes from the coding sequence ATGATCTCACCGCTCGTTGCACTGCTCCTGGTCATGGCTGCCGGCGCGCTCGCCGGCTGCTTCGGCGCCCTGCTCGGAATTGGCGGCGGCGTGTTTCTCGTGCCCTTCCTCAACCTGGGGCTCGGCTACTCGTTCAAGGAGGCGGTGGCCACGAGCCTCGTGACCGTCATCGCCACGTCGAGCGCCGTGTCCGCGCGTACCGCAGGAAAGCAGTTGATCAACCTGAAGCTCGGCATGCTGCTCGAGGTGGCCACCGCCGCCGGCGGGCTCGCGGGCGGGCTCGTCGTGGTGATGATGAGCGATCGGACGCTGCAGGTGATCTTCGCGGTGGTCACCGCGCTCATCGCGGTGGTGATGCTCCGCCGCCTCGACGCGCGCAACGTGATCCTCGATTCCGGGGCGGATCCGGGGCGGCTCGGCGGCCAATACTACGATGCGGAAAGCGGCCAGATGGTGACCTATCGCGTGAAGCGATTGCCCGTGGCCCTGGCGGTGTCGTTCGCAGCCGGGAACGTCTCCAGCTTCCTCGGGCTCGGCGGCGGCATCCTGAAAGTGCCTGCCCTGAACGCGTGGTGTGGCGTGCCGATGCGGCCGGCCGCGGCCACCAGCGCGCTGATGATTGGCGTGACCGCCGTGGCCGCGGTGCCCGTCTACTACTCGCACGGCTACATCATCGAGAGCGTGGCGGCCGCCACCGTGCTGGGCGTGCTGGCGGGCTCGCGCGCCGGCTTCGCGATCTCGGCCCGCGCGCGCGCGAAATGGCTGAAGGCGCTGATGGTCGCGGTGCTCGCCGGTGTGTCGCTGTCGTACCTGCTCAAGTGA
- a CDS encoding 2-dehydropantoate 2-reductase, protein MHFAIIGSGAVGGYYGARLARAGQRVSFIARGAHLKAIRERGLEVRSPLGDFTVHAEADDSAARVGPVDVVMYAVKTYDNASALPLLDALVGGETVVLTLQNGVDSPDEIAARVGGDKVIAGPTYIATALAAPGLIEQTGTHRRIVFGEIFGNPPRLSDRVLALCDVMAEADIQAEAVADARVAMWEKFSYLAPFAGFSGASRLPLGPIWRDDFTRRQFQAAVGEVVEVGRAEGVDIPADMEERIKAYADALPGTMRASLLIDLSQGKRIEVEALQGSVVRRGARAGVPTPIMSTLYAVLKPHAAGAPPA, encoded by the coding sequence GTGCACTTTGCCATCATTGGATCCGGCGCGGTTGGAGGGTATTACGGCGCCAGGCTGGCGCGCGCCGGGCAGCGCGTGTCGTTCATCGCCCGCGGAGCGCACCTGAAGGCCATCCGCGAGCGTGGCCTGGAAGTACGCAGCCCGCTCGGGGACTTCACGGTTCACGCCGAGGCGGACGACAGCGCGGCGCGGGTCGGGCCGGTGGACGTCGTCATGTACGCGGTGAAGACGTACGACAACGCGTCCGCACTGCCGTTGCTCGACGCGCTCGTGGGCGGCGAGACCGTGGTGCTTACCCTGCAAAACGGGGTGGACAGCCCGGACGAGATTGCCGCGAGAGTTGGCGGGGACAAGGTGATCGCCGGCCCGACCTACATTGCGACCGCGCTTGCCGCGCCGGGGCTGATCGAGCAGACCGGCACACACCGGCGTATCGTGTTCGGCGAGATCTTCGGCAATCCGCCGCGCCTCTCCGATCGCGTGCTGGCGCTTTGCGACGTGATGGCGGAGGCGGACATTCAGGCGGAGGCGGTGGCGGACGCGCGGGTCGCGATGTGGGAGAAGTTCAGCTACCTCGCCCCGTTTGCCGGTTTCAGCGGGGCCTCGCGGCTGCCGCTCGGCCCGATCTGGCGCGACGACTTCACGCGCCGCCAGTTCCAGGCGGCGGTCGGGGAGGTCGTGGAGGTCGGCCGCGCCGAAGGCGTCGACATCCCGGCCGACATGGAGGAACGAATCAAGGCGTACGCCGATGCGCTTCCCGGCACGATGCGGGCATCGCTGCTGATCGATCTGTCGCAGGGGAAGCGCATCGAGGTGGAGGCGCTCCAGGGAAGCGTGGTTCGGCGGGGGGCGCGCGCCGGCGTGCCGACGCCGATCATGTCGACCCTGTATGCGGTGCTGAAGCCCCACGCCGCCGGCGCACCGCCGGCGTGA
- a CDS encoding amino acid permease yields MTSRADSGLVRAIGLPSAILLVVGSVVGSGIFLTTGVMAEILPSTSLLLLAWVLGGVFALTGGLTYAEMGAMFPRSGGVYVFLREAYGPLLAFLYGWTALLVVISGGIAAVAVGFAEYLSYFVPALSPRHTLFAAAPWGVAIEVSAGQLVAGASVLALGAVNYVGVRSGNMTNAVLTAAKIAGLAALPLLALVAFTHTPQLTPIVPDAFPRPLASFGIAMIAVLWTYEAWYFITYAAGEIENPRRNVPLALSIGVLLLTLVYLSVNVAYFFALPLGEIRGVTRIAEKAAVALVGARGADVVAATVVLSTFGCNAAAVLAGSRLLFAMSRDGVFLPVAAQVHPRYHTPHVAIIGLTLWSTLLTLSGTYEQLFTYVMFSSVLFSVFGGVALFRLRRLRPDHSRPYRTLGYPWVPAVFVAGSVVFVTNTLLERPFQSLAGLGLLALGLPVYWHWRRTPVPDLED; encoded by the coding sequence ATGACCAGCCGGGCGGATTCGGGCCTCGTCCGCGCCATTGGCCTGCCGAGCGCCATCCTCCTGGTCGTCGGCAGCGTGGTCGGGTCCGGCATTTTCCTGACCACCGGGGTGATGGCCGAGATCCTGCCCTCGACCTCGTTGCTGCTGCTCGCGTGGGTTCTCGGCGGCGTCTTCGCGCTGACGGGTGGTCTCACCTACGCCGAGATGGGCGCGATGTTTCCGCGGTCCGGCGGCGTCTACGTGTTCCTTCGCGAAGCATACGGACCCTTGCTCGCGTTCCTGTACGGATGGACGGCGCTTCTCGTGGTGATCAGCGGCGGCATCGCGGCGGTTGCGGTCGGCTTTGCCGAGTACCTCAGTTATTTCGTGCCGGCGCTCTCGCCACGGCACACGCTGTTTGCGGCCGCGCCCTGGGGAGTGGCGATCGAGGTGTCGGCCGGGCAGCTCGTCGCCGGCGCATCCGTGCTGGCGCTCGGCGCCGTCAACTACGTGGGCGTCCGCAGCGGGAACATGACCAACGCGGTGCTGACCGCCGCGAAGATCGCCGGCCTCGCGGCGCTTCCGCTGCTCGCGCTCGTCGCCTTCACGCACACGCCGCAGCTCACGCCGATCGTGCCGGACGCCTTTCCGCGGCCGCTCGCGTCGTTTGGCATCGCGATGATCGCCGTGCTGTGGACCTACGAAGCGTGGTACTTCATCACGTACGCGGCCGGCGAGATCGAGAACCCCAGGCGCAACGTGCCGCTGGCGCTCTCGATCGGCGTGCTGCTCCTCACCCTCGTGTACCTGTCGGTGAACGTCGCGTACTTCTTCGCCCTGCCGCTCGGCGAGATTCGCGGCGTGACGCGCATCGCCGAGAAGGCCGCCGTCGCGCTCGTCGGAGCGCGCGGCGCCGACGTTGTCGCCGCCACCGTGGTCCTCTCCACGTTCGGCTGCAACGCGGCAGCGGTGCTGGCCGGGTCGCGGCTGCTGTTCGCGATGTCGCGCGACGGCGTGTTCCTCCCGGTCGCAGCGCAGGTCCATCCCCGGTACCACACGCCGCACGTGGCCATCATCGGGCTGACGCTCTGGTCCACGCTGCTGACCCTGTCCGGGACGTACGAGCAATTGTTCACGTACGTCATGTTCTCGTCGGTGCTGTTCAGCGTCTTCGGCGGTGTCGCTCTGTTCCGGCTCCGCCGGCTCAGGCCGGATCACTCCCGTCCGTATCGTACGCTGGGCTATCCGTGGGTCCCCGCAGTGTTCGTCGCGGGCTCGGTCGTCTTCGTGACCAACACGCTGCTCGAGCGGCCGTTCCAGTCGCTCGCCGGCCTTGGACTGCTCGCGCTGGGGCTGCCCGTCTACTGGCACTGGCGGCGCACGCCGGTGCCTGACCTCGAGGATTGA
- a CDS encoding protein kinase produces the protein MAPGQEFGARYRILKLLGAGGMGVVYQAWDQTLDIPVALKVIRPEVLSDKVAGEEVERRFKRELLLARQVTHRNVVRIHDLGEIQGTKYISMPFLEGRDLAAVLADAGRLPVTATLDIVRQIGEGLDAAHAAGVVHRDLKPENVMIDPEGRPVIMDFGVSRAVGGDTTLALTTVGSVIGTIEYMAPEQALGQAIDQRVDIYALGLIAYDLLAGRQRFASATTPLNEMMQRMQQAPTALRTKAPEIPAEVERIVARALDPDPEKRYQHVRELIDDIEAFQRDGEFVTAPRARLPLAALAAAALALALTVGGATWWVLRGVAPAAVPQPQPISVLIADFDNRTSDAVFEGSVEQALGIGLEGASFLTAYPRRDAMRAAAQIASDGSRLNEQVAQLVARREGVKVVLAGFIERNGAGYRIAVRAIDPADNSREIAAQQVEAGSKSEVLQAVGTIAVRLRKALGDTSAESNDLAQRETFTAGSLEAAREYSLGQELSNASRDEEAIHHYRRAIALDPNFGRAFSGLASVEARLGQSEIAEQHFLKATSLAEKMTEREKLRTLGAFFVQMKGDYDQAIQTYSDLVRQYPGDGAAHNNLAVAYFNTGNFQKAREEGARVIDVFPRSVLYRYNHALYAMYAGDFDTAEREARIALELNPNTPKAYLAIAMASLARGKTAAAQQAYETARGIGARGASLASIGLADVAMYEGRHEDAVRILQAGVAADLASRSLAAAAPKQLAMADAQLALGRKAEALALVTAALKAPHAPSVLVPAAEILMALGRDAEASRLGQELSARLSRQDQAAGQVIHARLASARGRARDAVAALRATRETADLWLVRFALGAAYVEAGEFAGALVELDQCARRAGELSALFLDDVPTFRYRVPLLYWTARAQAGLNQPGAAKTLADFLARRPPAAADAITIDARRRLGAR, from the coding sequence TTGGCGCCCGGGCAGGAGTTCGGCGCGCGCTACCGCATCCTGAAGTTGTTGGGCGCCGGCGGCATGGGCGTCGTCTACCAGGCCTGGGATCAGACGCTCGACATTCCCGTCGCCCTCAAGGTCATCCGCCCGGAAGTCCTCTCCGATAAGGTCGCTGGCGAGGAAGTCGAACGGCGTTTCAAGCGCGAGCTGCTGCTCGCCCGGCAGGTGACGCACCGCAACGTCGTCCGTATCCACGACCTCGGTGAAATCCAAGGCACCAAGTACATCTCGATGCCCTTCCTCGAGGGGCGCGATCTCGCGGCTGTCCTCGCGGACGCCGGCAGGCTGCCGGTGACCGCCACGCTCGACATCGTCAGGCAGATCGGCGAGGGACTGGATGCGGCGCACGCGGCGGGCGTGGTGCACCGCGACCTCAAGCCCGAGAACGTGATGATCGATCCGGAAGGGCGCCCCGTCATCATGGACTTCGGCGTCTCCCGCGCGGTCGGCGGCGACACGACGCTCGCGCTGACGACGGTGGGGTCGGTCATCGGCACGATCGAATACATGGCGCCCGAGCAGGCGCTGGGCCAGGCCATCGATCAGCGCGTCGACATCTACGCGCTCGGCCTGATCGCGTACGACCTGCTCGCGGGCCGGCAGCGGTTCGCCTCCGCGACGACGCCGCTGAACGAGATGATGCAGCGGATGCAGCAGGCCCCCACAGCGCTGCGCACGAAGGCTCCCGAAATCCCGGCGGAAGTCGAACGCATCGTCGCCCGTGCGCTCGATCCCGATCCGGAAAAGCGGTATCAGCACGTGCGCGAGCTGATCGACGACATCGAGGCATTTCAACGGGACGGAGAGTTCGTGACGGCGCCGCGCGCGCGCCTGCCGCTGGCGGCGCTCGCGGCGGCCGCTCTGGCACTCGCTCTGACGGTTGGCGGCGCTACCTGGTGGGTCCTCCGCGGCGTCGCACCCGCCGCCGTGCCCCAGCCGCAGCCGATCTCCGTGCTCATCGCGGATTTCGACAATCGCACGAGCGACGCGGTGTTCGAGGGCTCCGTGGAGCAGGCGCTCGGAATCGGGCTCGAGGGCGCGTCGTTCCTGACCGCGTATCCGAGGCGAGACGCGATGCGCGCGGCGGCGCAGATCGCAAGCGACGGGTCGCGCCTGAACGAGCAGGTCGCGCAACTCGTGGCGCGTCGCGAGGGGGTCAAGGTCGTGCTGGCCGGATTCATCGAACGGAACGGTGCCGGCTACCGGATCGCCGTGAGAGCCATCGACCCGGCGGACAACTCCAGGGAGATTGCGGCCCAGCAGGTGGAGGCAGGAAGCAAGTCGGAGGTGCTCCAGGCGGTCGGAACCATCGCCGTCCGGTTGCGCAAGGCGCTCGGCGACACGTCCGCGGAGTCGAACGACCTGGCGCAGCGCGAGACGTTCACCGCGGGCTCGCTCGAGGCGGCGCGCGAGTACTCGCTCGGGCAGGAACTCTCGAACGCGAGCCGCGATGAGGAAGCGATTCACCACTACAGGCGCGCGATCGCGCTCGATCCGAATTTCGGCCGGGCATTCTCGGGCCTGGCGAGCGTGGAGGCCCGGCTCGGGCAGTCGGAGATCGCCGAGCAGCACTTTCTCAAGGCGACGTCGCTCGCCGAGAAGATGACCGAGCGCGAGAAGCTGCGAACGCTCGGCGCGTTCTTCGTTCAGATGAAGGGGGACTACGACCAGGCCATCCAGACCTATTCGGATCTGGTGCGGCAGTATCCCGGCGATGGCGCGGCGCACAACAACCTGGCGGTCGCGTACTTCAACACCGGAAATTTCCAGAAAGCGCGCGAGGAGGGGGCGCGGGTGATCGACGTGTTCCCGCGCAGCGTGCTCTACCGCTACAACCACGCGCTCTACGCGATGTACGCGGGAGACTTCGACACGGCGGAGCGTGAGGCCCGGATCGCACTCGAGCTGAACCCGAATACGCCCAAGGCGTACCTGGCCATCGCCATGGCCAGCCTGGCGCGCGGAAAGACCGCGGCGGCACAGCAGGCGTACGAAACGGCGCGCGGGATCGGCGCGCGCGGCGCGTCGCTCGCGTCGATCGGGCTCGCCGATGTCGCCATGTACGAAGGACGGCACGAGGATGCGGTGCGCATCCTGCAGGCCGGCGTCGCCGCGGATCTGGCCAGCCGGAGCCTGGCCGCCGCCGCGCCCAAGCAGCTGGCCATGGCCGACGCGCAGCTGGCGCTCGGGCGAAAGGCGGAGGCGTTGGCCCTCGTGACCGCCGCGTTGAAGGCACCGCATGCGCCCAGCGTGCTGGTGCCGGCGGCAGAGATTCTCATGGCGCTCGGCCGGGACGCGGAGGCGTCCAGGCTGGGGCAGGAACTCTCAGCCCGCCTCTCGCGCCAGGACCAGGCGGCGGGTCAGGTGATCCACGCGCGCCTCGCGAGCGCGCGCGGGCGCGCGCGCGACGCGGTGGCCGCGCTGCGGGCGACCCGGGAAACCGCCGATCTGTGGCTGGTGAGATTCGCGCTCGGCGCGGCGTACGTCGAGGCGGGCGAGTTCGCCGGCGCGCTCGTCGAACTCGATCAGTGCGCGCGAAGAGCCGGCGAGCTCTCCGCGCTGTTCCTCGATGACGTGCCGACGTTCCGCTATCGCGTGCCGCTGCTCTACTGGACCGCCCGCGCGCAGGCGGGGCTGAACCAGCCGGGCGCGGCAAAGACGCTGGCGGACTTCCTCGCGCGTCGACCCCCGGCCGCGGCCGACGCCATCACCATCGACGCGCGGCGGCGCCTCGGCGCGCGCTGA
- a CDS encoding peptidase M14 — protein MSLHSAFAADLRLAALAVALTAAPAPARAQDRPATAPPPPQELAAVWDREHVSSPLTPLVDHREVVSRLAALRRDAPGLFTVREAGRSVEGRSINLVTAGDGAFRVLLWSQMHGDEPTATAALFDVLEYLRRHRTEPVAARILDTLTLHVIPMLNPDGAERFQRRNAQGIDINRDALLLQTPEGRALKNVRDEYEPSIGFNLHNQNWRTSVGRAPVKPASISLLSVAFDAARTQNEGRLLTKKTCAIIRDAIEPLAPGQIGRYDDEFEVRAFGDNITLWGTPVVLIETGPFSAREPDPALVRMNFVAILTALDALATGRVHLADPQRYESLPENDSRLFHTLIRRASIVTGSGVAPFTGDIGITATRRVRMVDGRRRVALVMGIEDLGDLRVFAGLEEIDASGKVVAPIFAPNLAEGQEVRLPDELHVARPLGVGQPAALLLLEPTGRIPGKYRILRIVRGD, from the coding sequence ATGAGTCTTCATTCAGCGTTCGCTGCAGACCTGAGGCTGGCCGCGCTGGCCGTTGCCCTGACCGCCGCGCCAGCTCCCGCACGCGCCCAGGACCGGCCCGCGACCGCTCCTCCCCCGCCGCAGGAGCTGGCCGCGGTATGGGATCGCGAGCACGTATCCTCGCCGCTCACGCCCCTTGTCGATCACCGCGAGGTGGTCAGCCGTCTCGCGGCCCTTCGCCGGGACGCGCCGGGCCTTTTCACGGTCCGCGAGGCCGGAAGATCCGTCGAGGGACGGTCCATCAACCTGGTGACGGCGGGTGACGGCGCGTTCCGCGTGCTGCTCTGGTCGCAGATGCACGGCGACGAGCCGACCGCGACCGCCGCGCTCTTCGACGTCCTTGAGTACCTCCGCCGCCACCGCACCGAACCGGTCGCCGCGCGGATTCTCGACACCCTCACCCTCCACGTGATCCCGATGCTCAACCCCGACGGCGCCGAGCGCTTCCAGCGCCGCAACGCGCAGGGCATCGACATCAACCGCGACGCGCTCCTGCTCCAGACGCCCGAAGGGCGGGCGCTGAAGAACGTGCGCGACGAGTACGAGCCGAGCATCGGATTCAACCTGCACAACCAGAACTGGCGCACGTCGGTGGGTCGCGCGCCCGTGAAGCCGGCGTCGATCTCCCTGCTCTCGGTCGCGTTCGATGCCGCGCGAACGCAGAACGAAGGGCGCCTGCTCACCAAGAAGACCTGCGCGATCATCCGCGACGCGATCGAGCCTCTCGCGCCCGGGCAGATCGGCCGTTACGACGATGAGTTCGAGGTCAGGGCGTTCGGAGACAACATCACGCTCTGGGGAACGCCGGTGGTGCTGATCGAGACCGGCCCCTTTTCCGCGCGGGAGCCCGATCCGGCGCTCGTGCGCATGAACTTCGTCGCGATCCTGACCGCGCTCGATGCCCTGGCAACCGGGCGTGTGCACCTGGCCGACCCGCAGCGATACGAGTCGCTGCCCGAGAACGACTCGCGACTCTTTCACACCCTCATTCGCCGCGCGTCGATCGTGACCGGCAGCGGCGTGGCGCCCTTCACCGGTGACATCGGCATCACCGCCACACGTCGTGTTCGAATGGTCGATGGGCGCCGTCGCGTGGCGCTCGTCATGGGCATCGAGGACCTCGGCGACCTGCGAGTGTTCGCCGGCCTGGAGGAGATCGATGCGAGCGGGAAGGTCGTGGCGCCGATCTTTGCGCCGAACCTGGCCGAGGGCCAGGAAGTACGCCTGCCCGATGAGCTGCACGTGGCGCGACCGCTGGGTGTCGGGCAGCCGGCGGCCCTGCTGCTGCTCGAACCCACCGGACGTATCCCCGGCAAATACCGGATTTTGCGGATCGTCCGCGGCGATTAG